In the Arachis ipaensis cultivar K30076 chromosome B10, Araip1.1, whole genome shotgun sequence genome, one interval contains:
- the LOC107621740 gene encoding ATP-citrate synthase beta chain protein 2-like, with translation MSSIIEQGFGVGDVICLLWFKCNLPRYCTQFIEICIILCANHGPCVSGVHNAIVTASARKDLVSCLVQVLQCSVSLLLRSAVDDAARYFKDACDRSLTPYEFVESMKKKGIRVPGIGHSIYI, from the exons ATGTCTTCCATTATCGAACAAGGTTTTGGTGTGGGTGATGTTATCTGTCTTTTGTGGTTCAAATGCAACCTTCCTCGCTATTGCACTCAATTTATTGAG ATATGCATCATTCTATGTGCCAACCATGGTCCTTGTGTTTCTGGTGTTCACAATGCCATAGTGACAGCAAGTGCTAGGAAGGACCTTGTCTCTTGTCTTGTACAGGTATTACAGTGTTCAGTCTCTTTACTGCTGAG GAGTGCTGTTGATGATGCTGCTCGCTACTTCAAGGATGCTTGTGACAGG AGTCTTACACCTTATGAGTTTGTAGAAAGTATGAAGAAGAAAGGCATTCGTGTGCCAGGAATAGGGCACAG CATATACATTTGA